A region of uncultured Carboxylicivirga sp. DNA encodes the following proteins:
- a CDS encoding NAD(P)-dependent alcohol dehydrogenase codes for MKAIECLKYGSYENLVLTEFKKPTPKDNEVLIKIHATSVTTSDVLIRGLKASPVARFIVQLIFGFGKPRNPILGMVTSGVIESKGKGVSSFNIGDEVFAYGSVSPTKRHFGSYAEYICLPEDWNLAHKPSNISFQEAAAIPYGGLLASHLLSKLNITTGDKVLIYGASGSIGTMMIQLAKLAGAHVTSVCSRSNFELVKSLGSDGMIDYSAENAALQLETYKYVIDAVGNTKSSELKEKSKKALTADGKYISIDHGTPLTPRDAFLKLKSLTEQNKIKPVIDRIYPLEQIAEAHKYVEKGHKRGNVVITI; via the coding sequence ATGAAAGCGATTGAATGTTTAAAGTACGGAAGCTATGAGAACTTAGTTTTAACTGAATTTAAAAAGCCAACACCAAAAGATAATGAGGTCCTCATAAAGATACATGCTACATCCGTTACAACCAGCGATGTGCTTATTCGTGGATTAAAAGCATCACCAGTTGCCAGATTTATTGTACAATTAATTTTCGGCTTTGGAAAACCAAGAAATCCAATATTAGGCATGGTTACTTCTGGTGTTATTGAAAGTAAAGGGAAAGGGGTGTCTTCATTTAATATTGGAGATGAGGTATTTGCTTATGGATCTGTTTCGCCAACAAAGCGCCATTTTGGTTCATATGCTGAATATATATGTTTGCCTGAGGATTGGAATCTTGCTCATAAACCTTCAAATATCAGTTTTCAGGAGGCGGCTGCTATACCTTACGGTGGTTTACTTGCTTCTCATTTGTTGAGTAAATTAAACATTACCACAGGTGATAAAGTTTTAATTTATGGTGCGTCAGGAAGTATTGGCACAATGATGATTCAATTGGCAAAACTTGCAGGTGCTCATGTAACCAGTGTATGCAGCAGGAGCAATTTCGAATTAGTCAAATCTCTGGGTAGCGACGGGATGATTGATTATTCAGCAGAAAATGCGGCCTTACAACTGGAAACTTATAAATATGTAATTGACGCTGTTGGAAACACTAAATCGTCAGAATTGAAAGAGAAAAGTAAAAAAGCACTTACTGCAGACGGGAAATATATTTCTATTGATCATGGAACACCTTTAACTCCGAGGGACGCATTTCTAAAATTAAAATCATTGACTGAACAAAATAAAATTAAACCTGTAATCGACCGTATCTATCCTTTGGAGCAAATAGCCGAAGCACATAAATACGTGGAGAAAGGCCACAAAAGAGGAAACGTGGTAATAACTATTTAG
- a CDS encoding type II CAAX endopeptidase family protein, which yields MVLENLSERRKTWKTIFSFVAIVTVLSSFFHYAIVNLYPSSIYIGGLMWSPAIAAIITLKLNKRPVSSLNWNWGNWKYIRLSYIVPALYGIITYLLIWIFGLGEIANKETITEWAKDIGLIGIGTLNSTSIIFIAIILLGTVEVIRSAATTLGEEIGWRGFFIYELRKVLSFTGVSVFSGVIWATWHWPVIVYYGENVFVELASFYVVIISMSFMMTYYTFKSNSLWPAVLFHAVSNVYIQKILPELTIKSEGTEYWLGENGVMFAIVTCVFGIYFWRKGKKEKM from the coding sequence ATGGTACTTGAAAATTTATCAGAACGCAGAAAAACATGGAAAACAATTTTTTCATTTGTCGCGATTGTTACAGTTCTAAGTTCGTTTTTTCATTATGCAATTGTGAATTTATACCCTTCAAGTATATATATTGGAGGTTTGATGTGGTCTCCAGCCATTGCTGCAATCATTACTTTGAAACTAAATAAACGACCTGTTTCATCCCTAAATTGGAATTGGGGAAATTGGAAATATATTCGACTATCATATATTGTTCCTGCATTGTATGGTATCATCACTTATCTGCTAATCTGGATATTTGGTTTAGGGGAAATAGCCAACAAAGAAACAATAACAGAGTGGGCAAAAGATATTGGTTTAATTGGAATAGGAACGTTAAACTCAACTTCGATTATATTTATAGCCATTATTTTATTAGGCACTGTTGAAGTAATCAGATCAGCAGCAACAACTTTAGGTGAAGAAATCGGATGGCGGGGATTTTTTATTTATGAATTAAGAAAAGTACTTTCCTTTACCGGTGTTTCTGTTTTCAGTGGAGTTATTTGGGCTACCTGGCACTGGCCGGTAATTGTATATTATGGCGAAAATGTGTTCGTGGAACTAGCTTCGTTTTATGTGGTGATTATATCCATGTCATTTATGATGACCTACTACACTTTTAAATCCAATAGTTTATGGCCGGCTGTACTATTTCATGCCGTAAGCAATGTGTATATTCAAAAAATACTGCCTGAATTAACCATTAAAAGCGAAGGAACTGAATATTGGCTTGGCGAAAATGGAGTTATGTTTGCAATAGTTACCTGTGTTTTCGGTATTTACTTTTGGAGAAAAGGAAAAAAAGAAAAAATGTAA
- a CDS encoding thioredoxin family protein, which translates to MNKTDNQASILSSNPPKSNKTKSHRFWQWFWLTFLVVSLAYAGYSFYAPSNDVIWADDIVSARELANNSDKNMLLFFTGEWCSPCRIMKREVFADEEVMKAINSRVIPVMIDIDDPNAQEVVKLYNVGGTPVTIFTNPKGKVLDYAVGKIGKTKFLEMLEKLGAAGS; encoded by the coding sequence ATGAATAAAACAGATAATCAAGCTTCGATTTTATCAAGCAACCCTCCTAAAAGTAATAAAACGAAGTCTCATCGATTTTGGCAATGGTTCTGGCTTACATTTCTGGTGGTTTCTCTGGCTTATGCAGGGTATTCATTTTATGCACCTTCCAATGATGTTATCTGGGCTGACGATATTGTCTCTGCTCGCGAACTTGCCAACAATTCCGATAAAAACATGCTACTGTTTTTTACCGGGGAGTGGTGCTCGCCATGCAGGATTATGAAGCGTGAAGTTTTTGCCGATGAGGAAGTGATGAAGGCCATCAATTCACGGGTTATACCGGTAATGATTGATATTGATGATCCCAATGCACAGGAGGTTGTTAAGCTTTATAACGTTGGTGGTACCCCGGTAACAATTTTTACTAATCCGAAGGGGAAAGTACTTGATTACGCTGTTGGAAAGATCGGGAAAACAAAGTTTCTTGAAATGCTTGAAAAATTGGGTGCGGCGGGTTCCTAA
- a CDS encoding DUF4395 domain-containing protein: MSQFGQNVEGYTIPVLNEREIRASAGLLFLFAFISIMTAIFKGEMFLLKYFIIGFLLDFGIRLFINPRYAPMLIIGRLIVSNQVPEYVGAKQKKFAWNIGFALAVIMLGLIVILNSYSIITGLICLICLIFLFFESAFGICLGCLFYKWVYKEKAQYCPGEVCEVKDRQPIQKTPFTHFIILIGFIGFITASAYLFNDTFKEKPRDLWEIMDEKLADKN, translated from the coding sequence ATGAGTCAGTTTGGACAAAATGTAGAAGGTTATACAATACCTGTTTTAAACGAACGTGAGATCAGAGCATCAGCTGGTTTACTTTTTTTATTTGCTTTTATATCAATAATGACAGCCATATTTAAAGGAGAAATGTTTCTGCTTAAATATTTCATTATTGGTTTTCTTCTTGATTTTGGTATCCGTTTGTTTATTAATCCACGATATGCTCCCATGTTAATTATCGGAAGATTGATTGTTAGTAATCAGGTACCCGAATATGTTGGAGCAAAGCAAAAAAAGTTTGCCTGGAATATCGGATTTGCTTTAGCAGTTATAATGCTGGGTTTAATTGTTATTTTAAATTCATACAGTATTATTACCGGACTCATTTGCCTGATCTGTTTAATCTTTTTATTCTTTGAGTCGGCTTTTGGAATTTGTTTGGGATGTCTTTTCTATAAGTGGGTTTATAAAGAAAAGGCCCAGTATTGTCCGGGCGAAGTGTGTGAGGTGAAAGATCGTCAGCCGATTCAGAAAACACCATTTACACATTTTATTATACTTATAGGATTTATTGGTTTTATTACTGCTTCAGCCTATTTGTTTAATGACACTTTCAAAGAAAAGCCGCGTGACTTGTGGGAAATAATGGATGAAAAGCTAGCTGATAAAAACTAA
- a CDS encoding inorganic phosphate transporter produces the protein MTFIWIAVILLGLMAVADLIVGVSNDAVNFLNAAIGSRVANRRVVYWIAATGIIIGVFLSVGMMEVARKGVIYPSSFGFTDLMVVFIAVMLTDILLIDGFNTLGFPTSTTVAVVFELLGGALALSFIKKGQARIDGVEVQNLINTDKAFVILAGIVLSIFLAFIVGMIVQFVSRMIFTFNYKNRFKVLFAIVGGISITSIVFMVAKKALGGSLFGDAQWFILAQQYLPELLFGVFALTTFIFLFLGLSFNTDIPRIVVLFGTFALAMSFAANDLVNFIGLPLAALESFKVFLASGSIDPDSFSMDFLSSNFLEKDILKDFTYQSILAFAGVVMIVTMFYSRKAKGVTETEVYLGRQSVGYERFEPSYLSKVIVRNFLQVHHAIISLLPSKLVSILDSRYKRVDSYDGSGGNDRTLYFDTLRASVNLVVASILISIGTYMRVPLSTTFVVFMVAMGSSLADQAWGRESAVYRVSGVLTIIGGWFFTACLAFIGAFIFAYIIWYGSWPATIIATTLVIYILFRTKRYYNSRLEEKKALKEEFNEETETNMDFLVESGGEQIRRNLLEASKIYTLAIQGFIDEDLRQLGEANSKADKLRKYARNGKSQMFYAYSKMNEDGIDSGQYFIQAFDYLTELVNCLTGITKPLYIHFENHHKGLNAEQQSDIQELLDQVSAFFNHLVHIEKEHKYALIGDMVIKQNFLLGFLEELRKNQIKRIQSGHGRTRMSILYLDLLAETKNILLYSINLLKSHRDFIGAAK, from the coding sequence ATGACGTTTATCTGGATTGCAGTAATTCTTCTTGGTTTAATGGCCGTTGCCGATTTAATTGTTGGAGTGTCCAATGATGCGGTGAATTTTCTGAATGCTGCAATCGGATCCAGAGTAGCCAATCGAAGAGTAGTCTACTGGATAGCTGCAACAGGTATAATCATTGGTGTCTTTCTATCAGTTGGAATGATGGAGGTTGCACGTAAAGGTGTCATTTACCCCTCTAGCTTTGGTTTTACTGATTTGATGGTGGTGTTTATTGCCGTTATGCTTACTGATATTCTTCTAATAGACGGCTTCAATACACTTGGATTCCCGACCTCAACCACTGTGGCAGTTGTGTTTGAATTACTGGGAGGAGCATTGGCTTTAAGTTTTATAAAAAAAGGTCAGGCTCGCATCGATGGAGTTGAAGTACAAAACCTCATTAACACCGATAAGGCATTCGTAATTCTGGCAGGAATTGTATTGTCCATATTTCTGGCATTTATTGTAGGTATGATCGTTCAGTTTGTCTCCCGAATGATTTTTACTTTTAATTATAAGAATCGGTTTAAAGTTCTTTTTGCCATTGTAGGAGGTATTTCTATTACTTCTATCGTATTTATGGTAGCCAAAAAAGCACTTGGTGGTAGTTTGTTTGGAGATGCTCAGTGGTTTATACTTGCTCAGCAATATTTACCTGAATTACTTTTTGGTGTTTTTGCTTTAACTACTTTTATTTTTCTTTTTCTGGGTTTATCATTTAATACCGATATTCCACGTATTGTTGTCCTTTTTGGAACTTTCGCCCTGGCGATGTCATTTGCTGCAAATGATCTGGTTAATTTTATAGGCTTACCACTTGCAGCTCTCGAAAGTTTTAAAGTTTTTCTGGCATCAGGCAGTATTGATCCCGATTCTTTTTCAATGGATTTTCTGAGTTCCAATTTTCTGGAAAAGGATATACTAAAGGATTTCACCTATCAAAGTATTCTGGCTTTTGCTGGAGTAGTGATGATTGTTACTATGTTTTATTCGCGTAAAGCGAAAGGTGTAACTGAAACGGAGGTTTATCTGGGAAGACAATCGGTTGGTTATGAGAGATTCGAACCCTCTTATCTTTCAAAGGTTATTGTCAGAAATTTTCTGCAGGTGCACCATGCAATTATTTCTCTTCTTCCATCTAAATTGGTCAGCATACTTGACTCGAGATATAAAAGGGTAGATAGTTACGATGGCTCCGGAGGTAATGATCGTACATTGTATTTCGATACTTTAAGAGCTTCAGTAAATCTTGTAGTTGCAAGTATTTTAATTTCTATTGGTACCTATATGCGTGTTCCTTTATCCACAACTTTTGTAGTGTTTATGGTGGCTATGGGTTCATCATTGGCTGATCAGGCCTGGGGACGTGAGAGTGCCGTTTATCGTGTATCCGGTGTATTGACAATTATTGGGGGTTGGTTTTTTACCGCTTGTCTGGCTTTTATTGGTGCCTTTATTTTTGCTTATATTATATGGTACGGAAGCTGGCCGGCAACCATCATCGCAACCACTTTGGTTATATATATTCTTTTCCGTACAAAACGATATTATAATAGCCGTTTGGAAGAGAAGAAAGCCCTGAAAGAAGAATTCAATGAGGAAACCGAAACCAACATGGACTTTCTTGTTGAATCGGGAGGAGAACAAATCCGTCGCAATTTATTGGAAGCTTCAAAAATATATACACTGGCTATTCAGGGATTTATTGACGAGGATCTTCGTCAGCTTGGAGAAGCAAACAGTAAGGCAGATAAGCTTAGAAAGTATGCCAGAAATGGCAAATCTCAAATGTTTTATGCCTATTCTAAGATGAATGAAGATGGTATTGACTCTGGTCAGTATTTTATTCAGGCATTTGATTACCTTACGGAACTGGTGAATTGTCTGACTGGTATTACCAAACCTCTTTATATCCATTTCGAAAATCATCATAAAGGATTAAACGCTGAACAGCAAAGTGATATACAAGAATTGCTGGATCAGGTATCAGCTTTTTTCAATCATTTGGTCCATATTGAGAAAGAACACAAATATGCGTTGATAGGAGATATGGTGATAAAACAGAATTTCCTGTTAGGATTTCTGGAAGAACTTCGTAAAAATCAGATTAAAAGAATTCAATCAGGTCATGGACGAACTCGTATGAGTATATTATATCTCGACTTACTTGCCGAAACAAAAAACATTCTTTTGTATTCAATCAATCTGCTTAAATCGCACCGTGATTTTATTGGTGCAGCTAAATAG
- a CDS encoding Crp/Fnr family transcriptional regulator — protein sequence MKNKFVDYFSRISPLSKEEADAIAESMQTKRFKKGDFLIQEGQFSSKTYFILEGCVREYILKDGEEKTTNFFTEEQWAISLNSFTPQNAAKHNWVCVEDTLVVEGDEQQGQALFKRFPRFETISRTIMEAAFAEQREALASYYTDSPEQRYLKLMKSRPDLFQRIPQYHLASYIGVKPESLSRIRKRIASELD from the coding sequence ATGAAAAATAAATTTGTAGACTATTTTTCAAGAATATCTCCACTTTCAAAAGAAGAAGCTGATGCCATTGCTGAAAGCATGCAAACCAAAAGATTCAAGAAGGGTGATTTCCTCATACAAGAAGGACAATTTTCATCCAAAACCTATTTTATATTGGAAGGCTGTGTGAGAGAATACATCCTGAAAGATGGTGAAGAGAAAACGACCAATTTCTTTACTGAAGAACAATGGGCCATTTCATTGAATAGCTTCACTCCACAAAATGCAGCTAAGCATAATTGGGTTTGTGTTGAAGATACTTTAGTTGTTGAAGGAGATGAGCAGCAAGGTCAGGCTCTTTTCAAACGATTTCCCCGATTTGAAACGATTTCCAGAACCATCATGGAAGCAGCCTTTGCAGAGCAAAGAGAAGCATTAGCTTCCTACTATACTGATTCCCCTGAGCAACGTTACCTGAAACTCATGAAGTCAAGACCCGATTTGTTCCAACGCATACCTCAATACCATCTGGCAAGTTATATAGGCGTAAAACCGGAATCGTTAAGTCGAATCAGAAAACGTATTGCCTCTGAACTGGATTAA
- a CDS encoding TonB-dependent receptor, protein MKKQIVATIVILVAVFSQGMAQTGILRGKITDKATGEELVGAAIVVDGTTTGTITNFMGEYQMPPLEAGTYNIRVQYISYEPQVKQGVVITADGETVLDFQLGTAEMDLEEVQVVAKANRESENFLMLEQKKAEVIKESIGASRMSALGVSDAEDATSKISGVAQSEGSGDVYIRGLGDRYLSTTMNGLPIPSDDVERKNIDLDLFSTNVIKNIGVSKTYSVENYADLTSGAVDISSKTFTDKVNIGISGGANTNVLSNGVYSNFYGTQNLNDQTLGYYSSPYNTLDAVQYQSWSTVKKSMPLNYGISAMGGKKVKLSDKDLTIFATVSQSGSSSYQTGLFQSYRMNNLNNSYNDVEQFQTEYNTTGLLNLGYDFNINHSININSLLVHKTTDQLYESGRNGEGYVRDQDPQEDGAFVRDQNLKQTTLLINQILGTHKFGEKDELKWAFGYNRVDAEEPNRIRNQGNILSDGTFAFAYVGDYQQKKSMQNIEDGELNGFINNEYFFVNEDAKKMKIDFGGNFRQKKRDFNSQAIGVYARGRSVSSLDNVDEVLLDGDLYDDGALRIREGKPDLYNGKLSVYAGFASYGLDVNKFSANVGVRFEVDQLDVNWDVANYVGRIGSSSNSYNNILPALNMKYQLSDKSAIRFAASKTLTLPEFKEIAPFEYVSPTGRVTKGNPDLKISENYNADLKWELFPTPGQLISVAGFYKIINDPINRAQTRGSSGYFYFANTGDKANVYGFELESRIDLIKPATSDMPKLDLTVNVTKMWFKQDLLDEFQYFNKTESDLEGASELILNGALSFTNNKPKAFMATVSGNYSSDKVFALGAPESYSGRETLFNSEIVEKGFVTLDLILSKKLSEKISLKFTSKNLLNPKVEQTQLIVPTSDEPARTEVVSSYKKGVSLSLGLSIDLN, encoded by the coding sequence ATGAAAAAGCAAATCGTTGCAACCATTGTAATCTTAGTGGCCGTTTTTTCACAGGGGATGGCCCAAACAGGAATTTTAAGAGGAAAAATCACAGACAAAGCTACCGGAGAAGAGTTGGTAGGAGCCGCTATAGTTGTGGATGGAACTACTACCGGAACCATTACGAACTTTATGGGTGAGTATCAAATGCCTCCGTTGGAAGCTGGTACTTATAATATCCGTGTTCAGTATATCTCTTACGAACCACAAGTGAAACAAGGTGTGGTTATTACAGCTGATGGAGAGACTGTTTTAGATTTTCAACTGGGTACTGCCGAAATGGATTTGGAAGAAGTACAGGTTGTTGCCAAAGCCAATCGTGAATCGGAGAACTTTTTGATGCTGGAGCAAAAGAAGGCAGAAGTGATTAAAGAAAGTATTGGTGCCAGTCGTATGTCAGCTCTGGGAGTGTCCGATGCTGAAGATGCTACTTCAAAAATTTCGGGTGTTGCCCAAAGTGAAGGATCAGGTGATGTATATATTAGAGGATTAGGCGATCGATACTTGTCAACCACAATGAATGGTTTACCTATCCCGTCTGATGATGTAGAGCGAAAGAACATTGATCTGGATTTGTTTTCAACCAATGTTATCAAGAATATTGGAGTTAGTAAAACATATAGTGTTGAAAACTATGCCGATCTTACTTCGGGAGCTGTTGATATTAGTTCCAAAACATTTACAGATAAAGTTAATATAGGTATTTCGGGTGGAGCAAATACTAATGTGCTGTCAAATGGGGTATATAGTAATTTTTATGGAACTCAAAACCTGAATGATCAGACTCTGGGCTATTATTCATCTCCATATAACACATTAGATGCTGTTCAGTATCAAAGTTGGAGTACTGTTAAAAAGAGCATGCCACTCAACTATGGTATTTCTGCAATGGGAGGTAAAAAGGTTAAGTTGTCAGATAAAGATCTTACCATTTTTGCTACTGTATCTCAATCAGGATCTTCAAGTTACCAGACAGGGTTATTTCAAAGTTACCGAATGAATAACCTTAATAACAGTTATAATGATGTTGAGCAATTTCAAACCGAATACAATACAACCGGCTTATTGAATCTTGGTTACGATTTTAATATCAATCATAGTATCAACATCAATAGTTTATTGGTTCATAAAACCACTGATCAGTTGTATGAGAGTGGCAGAAATGGTGAAGGTTATGTAAGAGACCAGGATCCACAGGAAGATGGTGCTTTTGTTCGAGACCAAAACCTGAAGCAAACTACATTACTGATTAATCAGATATTAGGAACTCATAAGTTCGGAGAAAAAGATGAGTTGAAGTGGGCTTTCGGTTACAACAGGGTGGATGCAGAAGAACCTAATCGTATTCGTAACCAGGGAAATATTTTATCTGATGGAACATTTGCCTTTGCTTATGTTGGCGATTATCAGCAGAAAAAATCGATGCAAAATATTGAGGATGGTGAATTAAACGGATTTATCAATAATGAATACTTCTTTGTAAATGAAGACGCTAAGAAGATGAAAATCGATTTTGGAGGAAACTTCAGACAGAAGAAAAGAGATTTTAATTCTCAGGCTATTGGAGTTTATGCAAGAGGAAGATCTGTTTCATCATTGGATAATGTTGATGAGGTTTTGTTGGATGGAGATTTGTATGACGATGGTGCCTTAAGAATTAGAGAAGGTAAGCCAGACTTATATAACGGTAAACTATCTGTTTATGCTGGATTTGCAAGCTATGGTTTGGATGTGAATAAGTTTAGTGCCAATGTGGGTGTAAGATTCGAAGTTGATCAGTTGGATGTGAATTGGGATGTGGCAAATTACGTTGGACGTATTGGAAGTTCTTCTAATTCATACAACAATATACTTCCGGCGCTTAATATGAAATATCAATTGTCAGATAAAAGTGCAATCCGTTTTGCTGCCAGTAAAACATTAACCTTACCAGAGTTTAAAGAGATTGCTCCTTTCGAGTATGTATCACCTACAGGTCGTGTAACAAAAGGTAATCCTGATTTAAAAATTTCTGAAAACTACAATGCAGATCTAAAATGGGAACTGTTTCCAACACCTGGTCAGTTAATATCTGTTGCCGGTTTCTATAAGATTATTAATGATCCTATTAACCGTGCACAAACCAGAGGATCATCAGGTTATTTCTACTTTGCTAATACAGGTGATAAGGCAAATGTATATGGGTTTGAGTTAGAGTCGAGAATTGATCTTATCAAACCTGCTACATCTGACATGCCAAAGTTAGACTTAACAGTGAATGTTACTAAAATGTGGTTTAAACAGGATTTATTGGATGAATTCCAGTATTTCAATAAAACAGAATCGGATCTGGAAGGAGCATCTGAATTAATTTTAAATGGTGCATTAAGCTTTACCAATAATAAGCCTAAGGCATTTATGGCAACTGTATCCGGCAACTATTCTTCTGATAAAGTTTTTGCTTTAGGTGCACCTGAAAGTTATTCCGGAAGAGAGACTTTGTTTAATAGTGAGATTGTTGAAAAAGGTTTTGTTACACTGGATTTAATCTTAAGTAAAAAATTATCTGAAAAAATATCATTGAAGTTTACAAGTAAAAACCTGTTAAACCCAAAGGTTGAACAAACCCAATTGATTGTACCAACAAGCGATGAGCCTGCAAGGACAGAAGTCGTGAGTTCTTACAAAAAAGGAGTTTCGTTGAGCCTTGGATTAAGTATTGATCTAAACTAA
- a CDS encoding serine hydrolase domain-containing protein, with the protein MKHTKQIFRVVLLLGTAISLFFVPWLLVKAWILPLPATIQAQVDEAIGHGFDGMIVYIDQAGKPPQYFAGGWHNREAKIPANPYALFKIASISKLYDAVAVTKLVSDGRLSLDKTIADYLPELVGRIENTDKITLRLMIQHRSGIPNFTDAPNFWANPTRTYEESLALILDQPANFKPGDDYEYCNTNYLLINKIMDDALGYSNFQFIQEEILRPLHLNHTFSSLNEVDLEDVMSGYHIGHPFDLKADEHGMLATAEDVGTFVRALNEGTLFAPGEQEIYSSVYKYEHAGWVPGYQSFAKYHKDLDAVIVEFYSTTDPKLYNWNLSEIINNRIVKILKKQKSF; encoded by the coding sequence ATGAAACATACCAAACAGATATTTAGAGTAGTATTATTGCTAGGTACGGCAATTTCCTTGTTTTTTGTTCCATGGTTATTGGTAAAAGCCTGGATACTTCCGCTGCCTGCTACCATTCAGGCACAAGTAGATGAAGCCATTGGCCATGGCTTTGACGGAATGATTGTTTATATAGACCAGGCCGGCAAACCGCCTCAGTACTTTGCCGGCGGTTGGCACAATCGGGAAGCAAAGATACCTGCCAATCCATATGCATTATTTAAAATTGCCAGCATTAGTAAGCTATATGATGCAGTAGCTGTCACCAAATTAGTAAGTGACGGACGGCTTTCGCTGGACAAAACCATAGCCGATTATTTACCAGAACTTGTGGGAAGAATCGAAAACACAGATAAAATTACTTTAAGGTTGATGATACAACACAGAAGTGGCATTCCCAATTTTACTGACGCTCCTAATTTTTGGGCTAATCCAACCAGGACCTATGAAGAAAGTCTGGCATTGATACTGGATCAGCCAGCCAACTTTAAACCTGGTGATGACTACGAATATTGTAATACCAACTATCTTTTAATTAATAAGATAATGGATGATGCACTAGGTTATAGCAACTTTCAATTCATTCAGGAAGAAATTCTAAGGCCATTACATCTTAACCATACTTTCAGTTCGCTCAATGAAGTTGATCTGGAGGATGTGATGAGTGGCTATCATATTGGGCATCCCTTTGATTTAAAGGCCGACGAACATGGCATGTTAGCCACCGCTGAAGACGTGGGCACTTTTGTGCGGGCATTAAATGAAGGGACATTGTTTGCACCGGGGGAACAGGAAATATATTCTTCTGTTTATAAGTATGAACATGCAGGTTGGGTTCCGGGATACCAAAGTTTTGCAAAATACCACAAAGATCTGGATGCTGTCATTGTTGAATTTTATAGTACAACCGACCCTAAACTCTACAATTGGAATTTGTCAGAAATCATCAACAATAGAATTGTTAAAATTCTGAAGAAGCAAAAAAGCTTTTAA